In Achromobacter xylosoxidans A8, a single window of DNA contains:
- a CDS encoding glycosyltransferase family 39 protein yields the protein MKEVAERASGSEGWRIGAGMAVFALAWLTLLDRAALAPPTDNIEQLTWVRSLEWGYYKHPPLPTWLLWPAVRLLGWSAWTSYIVGALCTLGAFALLWRWLRDMRGSGYARAALLAGLCVTFYNGRLYFYNHEIVLIPLAVGCAAACWKAWTTRRIGWWIVLGVCLGLGALSKYQSAVAGAAVLVFWLSQRGWRDPMHRFGLQVAALTALAVFAPHLCWLAYNDFEPLNYAMASSLAAGLPWSSRAAEVARWWGDQLLNRAMPAWVLLGVLWWLSRRGAAMASVEAEPQPGDAGRAILLSFGFTPLAFVSVMTLASGSQVQLHWGTPYLLFVVPAAMELMRGGAWGAVRRRDAVLVFVLVQALLMARVVLTSPGGAGLARKTSDWRYFDAQALADALHEPAKVVLGGPVRLISGPPDEAGALALRLPEQPLVLIDGQLRFSPWVPKDMVQACGALELEVQAPGPGFVAVGRDFPGLYWRATPPTAPCGMAAGAPPG from the coding sequence GTGAAGGAAGTTGCGGAGCGGGCATCCGGGTCCGAGGGCTGGCGGATCGGCGCTGGCATGGCGGTGTTCGCGCTGGCATGGCTGACGCTGCTGGACCGGGCGGCCCTGGCGCCTCCCACCGACAACATCGAGCAGCTCACCTGGGTGCGCAGCCTGGAATGGGGTTACTACAAGCATCCGCCGTTGCCGACCTGGCTGCTGTGGCCCGCGGTGCGATTGCTGGGCTGGTCGGCCTGGACGAGCTACATCGTCGGCGCGCTCTGCACCCTGGGCGCCTTCGCGCTGCTGTGGCGCTGGCTGCGGGACATGCGTGGCAGCGGCTACGCGCGGGCGGCGTTGCTGGCGGGCCTGTGCGTCACCTTCTACAACGGCCGCCTGTATTTCTACAACCACGAGATCGTGTTGATCCCGCTGGCGGTGGGCTGCGCCGCCGCGTGCTGGAAGGCCTGGACCACGCGCCGGATCGGGTGGTGGATCGTGCTGGGCGTCTGCCTGGGCCTGGGAGCCTTGTCCAAGTACCAGAGCGCGGTGGCGGGCGCCGCCGTGCTGGTGTTCTGGTTGAGCCAGCGCGGCTGGCGCGACCCCATGCACCGCTTCGGCCTGCAGGTGGCGGCGCTGACGGCGTTGGCGGTCTTTGCCCCCCATCTGTGCTGGCTGGCCTACAACGATTTCGAGCCCCTGAATTACGCGATGGCCTCGTCGCTGGCCGCGGGTCTGCCTTGGAGCAGCCGCGCGGCGGAGGTGGCGCGATGGTGGGGCGACCAGTTGCTGAACCGCGCGATGCCGGCTTGGGTCCTGCTGGGTGTCTTGTGGTGGTTGTCACGCCGCGGCGCAGCCATGGCCAGCGTGGAAGCGGAGCCGCAACCGGGCGATGCGGGCCGCGCCATTCTGCTGTCGTTCGGCTTCACGCCGCTCGCCTTCGTCAGCGTCATGACGCTTGCCAGCGGCTCGCAGGTGCAATTGCACTGGGGCACGCCTTATCTGCTGTTCGTGGTGCCAGCGGCGATGGAACTGATGCGCGGCGGCGCTTGGGGGGCCGTGCGGCGGCGCGATGCCGTACTGGTCTTTGTGCTGGTCCAGGCGCTGTTGATGGCGCGGGTCGTGCTGACCTCGCCGGGCGGGGCAGGACTGGCGCGCAAGACGTCGGACTGGCGCTACTTCGATGCCCAGGCGCTGGCCGATGCCCTGCATGAACCCGCCAAGGTCGTGCTGGGCGGGCCGGTCAGGCTGATATCGGGGCCGCCCGACGAAGCAGGGGCGCTGGCGCTACGCCTGCCGGAGCAGCCTTTGGTGTTGATAGACGGGCAACTCCGTTTCAGTCCCTGGGTGCCGAAGGACATGGTGCAGGCATGCGGCGCGCTGGAACTGGAAGTGCAGGCGCCCGGTCCGGGATTCGTCGCCGTCGGACGGGACTTTCCTGGCCTGTACTGGCGCGCGACGCCGCCCACCGCGCCTTGCGGCATGGCGGCAGGCGCGCCGCCTGGCTAG